A genome region from Choloepus didactylus isolate mChoDid1 chromosome 12, mChoDid1.pri, whole genome shotgun sequence includes the following:
- the TSC22D1 gene encoding TSC22 domain family protein 1 isoform X1, translating to MHQPPESAAAADVSARKMAHPALFPRRGSGSGSASALSAAGTSVGSHATSAEDLPPPTLLQPPPPAASSTSGPQPPPPQSLNLLSQAQLQAQPLGPGGTQMKKKSGFQITSVTPAQISASISSNNSIAEDTESYDDLDESHTEDLSSSEILDVSLSRATDLGEPERSSSEETLNNFQEAETPGAVSPNQPHLPQAHLPHLPAQNVVINGNAHPHHLHHHHHGHGLHLHHGHHHPAHAGVSGAPVSGGPPASPVARKLSTTGSTDSVLPAAPTSAVSSSSSPASVITNVRTSSTPGGLGIQSVLGTNTVNNVNLPAVGGFSPNVASSVLGNANINTGGIPSVAGGSGGPGASINVNILSGMGNGTASSPAIGNVPNIAPGMMVGPVSGQQPQPAVNTSRFRVVKLDTSSEPFKKGRWTCTEFYEKENAVPATEGVVNKAVETVKQNPAEVTSERESTSGSSVSSSVSTLSHYTESVGSGEMGAPAVVVPQLPPPALQGVAPQQMDFGSIGPQSISAASIPQSISQPQISQVQLQSQELSYQQKPGLQPVPLQASISVATGIQPSPVNVVGVTSALAQPPSVSSLAQPQLPYSQMAPPVQTPLPGPPPQQLQYGQQQPAVPTQMAPGHGKSVTQNPTPEYVHPQSILQTAASSGQSSSAGVGAGTPVIPVAQAQGIQLPAQPAAGQAQPAGAPGQPGGQAPTAVSAVPASSQMVNIGQRANIPTVGQQPPAPVTPSVIQQGAPPSSQVVPPAQTAILHQGVQTSTSSLPQQLVMAPQSTLLTAPPQPPGVESVAQGVVPQQLPTVSPLPSASSISVTNQVSSSVPSGMPSAPTNLAPPQNIAQPPATQNGNLVQSISQPPLIATNINLPLAQQIPLSSTQFSAQSLAQAIGSQIEDARRPVEPSLGGLPQTISGDSGGMSAVSDGSSSSLAASASLFPLKVLPLTTPLVDGEEESSSGASVVAIDNKIEQAMDLVKSHLMYAVREEVEVLKEQIKELIEKNSQLEQENNLLKTLASPEQLAQFQAQLQTGSPPATSQPQGTTQPPAQPASQGSGPTA from the coding sequence ATGCACCAGCCGCCCGAGTCCGCCGCCGCCGCCGACGTGAGCGCTAGGAAGATGGCGCACCCAGCACTGTTCCCGAGAAGGGGCAGCGGCAGTGGCAGCGCCTCTGCGCTCAGCGCAGCAGGTACCAGCGTCGGGAGTCATGCCACATCAGCCGAGGATCTGCCGCCCCCGACGCTGCTCCAGCCGCCGCCCCCTGCAGCCTCTTCCACGTCGGGACCCCAGCCTCCGCCTCCACAAAGCCTGAACCTCCTTTCGCAGGCTCAGCTGCAGGCACAGCCTCTTGGGCCAGGCGGAActcagatgaaaaagaaaagtggcTTCCAGATAACTAGCGTTACTCCAGCCCAGATCTCCGCCAGCATCAGCTCTAACAACAGTATAGCCGAGGACACGGAGAGCTATGACGATCTGGACGAATCTCACACGGAGGATCTGTCTTCCTCGGAGATCTTGGACGTGTCGCTTTCCAGGGCTACTGACTTAGGGGAGCCCGAACGCAGCTCCTCCGAGGAGACTCTGAATAACTTCCAGGAAGCCGAGACACCTGGGGCCGTCTCTCCCAatcagccccaccttcctcagGCTCATTTGCCTCACCTTCCAGCACAGAATGTTGTGATCAATGGCAatgcccacccccaccacctccatcaccaccaccacggGCACGGGCTCCACCTCCACCACGGGCACCACCATCCCGCCCACGCCGGTGTGTCCGGGGCACCCGTCTCTGGAGGGCCACCCGCCAGCCCAGTAGCCAGAAAACTCTCTACAACAGGAAGCACGGACAGTGTTCTACCAGCTGCACCAACTTCTGCTGTATCATCGAGTAGCTCACCTGCATCTGTAATAACTAATGTCCGCACTTCGAGTACTCCTGGTGGTCTAGGTATACAGTCTGTTCTTGGCACCAACACGGTGAATAATGTTAACCTTCCTGCAGTGGGTGGCTTTAGTCCAAATGTGGCCAGCAGCGTGCTTGGGAATGCTAACATAAATACAGGTGGTATTCCCAGTGTTGCTGGCGGGAGCGGTGGGCCTGGAGCTAGCATTAATGTGAATATCTTGAGTGGCATGGGCAACGGGACTGCTTCCTCCCCAGCTATTGGTAATGTCCCTAACATAGCCCCTGGCATGATGGTGGGACCAGTTTCTGGTCAGCAGCCACAACCTGCGGTGAACACATCCAGGTTCCGGGTTGTGAAGTTAGATACCAGTTCTGAGCCCTTTAAGAAAGGCAGGTGGACTTGCACTGAgttctatgaaaaagaaaatgctgtACCTGCCACAGAAGGTGTGGTAAATAAAGCAGTGGAGACAGTAAAACAGAACCCAGCAGAAGTGACTTCTGAGAGGGAGAGCACCAGTGGGAGTTCGGTGAGCAGTAGCGTGAGCACACTGAGTCACTACACGGAGAGCGTGGGAAGCGGGGAGATGGGAGCCCCTGCTGTGGTGGTGCCGCAGCTGCCACCACCAGCCCTTCAAGGTGTGGCCCCTCAACAGATGGATTTCGGTAGCATTGGTCCACAGAGTATTTCAGCAGCAAGTATACCACAGAGTATTTCTCAGCCACAGATCTCCCAGGTCCAATTACAGTCTCAAGAACTGAGCTATCAGCAAAAGCCAGGTCTTCAACCAGTACCTCTGCAAGCCAGTATCAGTGTTGCAACTGGTATCCAGCCATCGCCTGTTAATGTGGTGGGTGTAACTTCAGCTTTAGCTCAGCCGCCTTCTGTTTCCAGTTTGGCTCAACCCCAACTGCCATATTCTCAGATGGCTCCTCCAGTGCAAACTCCCCTTCCAGGGCCACCACCCCAGCAGTTACAGTATGGACAGCAGCAGCCAGCTGTTCCCACACAGATGGCCCCAGGCCATGGCAAATCAGTGACTCAAAATCCCACTCCAGAGTATGTACATCCGCAGTCGATTCTTCAGACGGCAGCATCCTCTGGACAGTCCAGTTCTGCAGGGGTGGGAGCAGGAACACCCGTGATCCCTGTGGCCCAGGCCCAAGGCATTCAGCTGCCAGCGCAGCCCGCAGCAGGCCAAGCACAACCTGCAGGGGCACCCGGCCAGCCCGGGGGCCAGGCTCCAACAGCAGTGTCTGCTGTACCGGCTAGCAGTCAGATGGTAAACATCGGTCAACGAGCAAACATACCTACTGTGGGGCAGCAGCCCCCTGCCCCCGTCACACCTTCAGTTATCCAGCAAGGTGCTCCTCCATCTTCACAAGTAGTTCCACCTGCTCAAACTGCGATTCTTCATCAGGGAGTTCAAACTAGCACTTCAAGTCTTCCTCAACAATTGGTCATGGCACCCCAGAGTACCCTGTTAACTGCACCTCCCCAGCCGCCAGGAGTAGAATCAGTAGCTCAAGGAGTTGTCCCACAGCAGTTGCCCACAGTTAGCCCTTTGCCCTCTGCTAGTAGTATTTCTGTTACAAATCAGGTTAGTTCATCCGTTCCTTCTGGAATGCCTTCTGCCCCGACAAACTTGGCTCCACCACAGAATATAGCACAACCCCCTGCCACCCAAAATGGTAATTTGGTTCAAAGCATTAGTCAACCTCCCTTAATAGCGACTAATATAAATTTGCCTTTGGCACAACAGATCCCACTAAGTTCTACTCAGTTCTCTGCACAATCGTTAGCTCAGGCAATTGGAAGCCAAATTGAAGATGCCAGGCGCCCAGTGGAGCCCTCCTTAGGTGGCTTACCTCAGACtatcagtggtgacagtgggggAATGTCAGCAGTTTCAGATGGGAGTAGCAGCAGCCTAGCAGCCTCTGCTTCTCTTTTCCCGTTGAAGGTGCTACCGCTGACGACACCCCTGGTGGATGGCGAGGAAGAGAG
- the TSC22D1 gene encoding TSC22 domain family protein 1 isoform X2, with amino-acid sequence MHQPPESAAAADVSARKMAHPALFPRRGSGSGSASALSAAGTSVGSHATSAEDLPPPTLLQPPPPAASSTSGPQPPPPQSLNLLSQAQLQAQPLGPGGTQMKKKSGFQITSVTPAQISASISSNNSIAEDTESYDDLDESHTEDLSSSEILDVSLSRATDLGEPERSSSEETLNNFQEAETPGAVSPNQPHLPQAHLPHLPAQNVVINGNAHPHHLHHHHHGHGLHLHHGHHHPAHAGVSGAPVSGGPPASPVARKLSTTGSTDSVLPAAPTSAVSSSSSPASVITNVRTSSTPGGLGIQSVLGTNTVNNVNLPAVGGFSPNVASSVLGNANINTGGIPSVAGGSGGPGASINVNILSGMGNGTASSPAIGNVPNIAPGMMVGPVSGQQPQPAVNTSRFRVVKLDTSSEPFKKGRWTCTEFYEKENAVPATEGVVNKAVETVKQNPAEVTSERESTSGSSVSSSVSTLSHYTESVGSGEMGAPAVVVPQLPPPALQGVAPQQMDFGSIGPQSISAASIPQSISQPQISQVQLQSQELSYQQKPGLQPVPLQASISVATGIQPSPVNVVGVTSALAQPPSVSSLAQPQLPYSQMAPPVQTPLPGPPPQQLQYGQQQPAVPTQMAPGHGKSVTQNPTPEYVHPQSILQTAASSGQSSSAGVGAGTPVIPVAQAQGIQLPAQPAAGQAQPAGAPGQPGGQAPTAVSAVPASSQMVNIGQRANIPTVGQQPPAPVTPSVIQQGAPPSSQVVPPAQTAILHQGVQTSTSSLPQQLVMAPQSTLLTAPPQPPGVESVAQGVVPQQLPTVSPLPSASSISVTNQVSSSVPSGMPSAPTNLAPPQNIAQPPATQNGNLVQSISQPPLIATNINLPLAQQIPLSSTQFSAQSLAQAIGSQIEDARRPVEPSLGGLPQTISGDSGGMSAVSDGSSSSLAASASLFPLKVLPLTTPLVDGEEESASLLPEVQGVILEPQIQPRPRRAFDVRGPLSPLNPWRQNIQLLERVGKDNKQISFNW; translated from the coding sequence ATGCACCAGCCGCCCGAGTCCGCCGCCGCCGCCGACGTGAGCGCTAGGAAGATGGCGCACCCAGCACTGTTCCCGAGAAGGGGCAGCGGCAGTGGCAGCGCCTCTGCGCTCAGCGCAGCAGGTACCAGCGTCGGGAGTCATGCCACATCAGCCGAGGATCTGCCGCCCCCGACGCTGCTCCAGCCGCCGCCCCCTGCAGCCTCTTCCACGTCGGGACCCCAGCCTCCGCCTCCACAAAGCCTGAACCTCCTTTCGCAGGCTCAGCTGCAGGCACAGCCTCTTGGGCCAGGCGGAActcagatgaaaaagaaaagtggcTTCCAGATAACTAGCGTTACTCCAGCCCAGATCTCCGCCAGCATCAGCTCTAACAACAGTATAGCCGAGGACACGGAGAGCTATGACGATCTGGACGAATCTCACACGGAGGATCTGTCTTCCTCGGAGATCTTGGACGTGTCGCTTTCCAGGGCTACTGACTTAGGGGAGCCCGAACGCAGCTCCTCCGAGGAGACTCTGAATAACTTCCAGGAAGCCGAGACACCTGGGGCCGTCTCTCCCAatcagccccaccttcctcagGCTCATTTGCCTCACCTTCCAGCACAGAATGTTGTGATCAATGGCAatgcccacccccaccacctccatcaccaccaccacggGCACGGGCTCCACCTCCACCACGGGCACCACCATCCCGCCCACGCCGGTGTGTCCGGGGCACCCGTCTCTGGAGGGCCACCCGCCAGCCCAGTAGCCAGAAAACTCTCTACAACAGGAAGCACGGACAGTGTTCTACCAGCTGCACCAACTTCTGCTGTATCATCGAGTAGCTCACCTGCATCTGTAATAACTAATGTCCGCACTTCGAGTACTCCTGGTGGTCTAGGTATACAGTCTGTTCTTGGCACCAACACGGTGAATAATGTTAACCTTCCTGCAGTGGGTGGCTTTAGTCCAAATGTGGCCAGCAGCGTGCTTGGGAATGCTAACATAAATACAGGTGGTATTCCCAGTGTTGCTGGCGGGAGCGGTGGGCCTGGAGCTAGCATTAATGTGAATATCTTGAGTGGCATGGGCAACGGGACTGCTTCCTCCCCAGCTATTGGTAATGTCCCTAACATAGCCCCTGGCATGATGGTGGGACCAGTTTCTGGTCAGCAGCCACAACCTGCGGTGAACACATCCAGGTTCCGGGTTGTGAAGTTAGATACCAGTTCTGAGCCCTTTAAGAAAGGCAGGTGGACTTGCACTGAgttctatgaaaaagaaaatgctgtACCTGCCACAGAAGGTGTGGTAAATAAAGCAGTGGAGACAGTAAAACAGAACCCAGCAGAAGTGACTTCTGAGAGGGAGAGCACCAGTGGGAGTTCGGTGAGCAGTAGCGTGAGCACACTGAGTCACTACACGGAGAGCGTGGGAAGCGGGGAGATGGGAGCCCCTGCTGTGGTGGTGCCGCAGCTGCCACCACCAGCCCTTCAAGGTGTGGCCCCTCAACAGATGGATTTCGGTAGCATTGGTCCACAGAGTATTTCAGCAGCAAGTATACCACAGAGTATTTCTCAGCCACAGATCTCCCAGGTCCAATTACAGTCTCAAGAACTGAGCTATCAGCAAAAGCCAGGTCTTCAACCAGTACCTCTGCAAGCCAGTATCAGTGTTGCAACTGGTATCCAGCCATCGCCTGTTAATGTGGTGGGTGTAACTTCAGCTTTAGCTCAGCCGCCTTCTGTTTCCAGTTTGGCTCAACCCCAACTGCCATATTCTCAGATGGCTCCTCCAGTGCAAACTCCCCTTCCAGGGCCACCACCCCAGCAGTTACAGTATGGACAGCAGCAGCCAGCTGTTCCCACACAGATGGCCCCAGGCCATGGCAAATCAGTGACTCAAAATCCCACTCCAGAGTATGTACATCCGCAGTCGATTCTTCAGACGGCAGCATCCTCTGGACAGTCCAGTTCTGCAGGGGTGGGAGCAGGAACACCCGTGATCCCTGTGGCCCAGGCCCAAGGCATTCAGCTGCCAGCGCAGCCCGCAGCAGGCCAAGCACAACCTGCAGGGGCACCCGGCCAGCCCGGGGGCCAGGCTCCAACAGCAGTGTCTGCTGTACCGGCTAGCAGTCAGATGGTAAACATCGGTCAACGAGCAAACATACCTACTGTGGGGCAGCAGCCCCCTGCCCCCGTCACACCTTCAGTTATCCAGCAAGGTGCTCCTCCATCTTCACAAGTAGTTCCACCTGCTCAAACTGCGATTCTTCATCAGGGAGTTCAAACTAGCACTTCAAGTCTTCCTCAACAATTGGTCATGGCACCCCAGAGTACCCTGTTAACTGCACCTCCCCAGCCGCCAGGAGTAGAATCAGTAGCTCAAGGAGTTGTCCCACAGCAGTTGCCCACAGTTAGCCCTTTGCCCTCTGCTAGTAGTATTTCTGTTACAAATCAGGTTAGTTCATCCGTTCCTTCTGGAATGCCTTCTGCCCCGACAAACTTGGCTCCACCACAGAATATAGCACAACCCCCTGCCACCCAAAATGGTAATTTGGTTCAAAGCATTAGTCAACCTCCCTTAATAGCGACTAATATAAATTTGCCTTTGGCACAACAGATCCCACTAAGTTCTACTCAGTTCTCTGCACAATCGTTAGCTCAGGCAATTGGAAGCCAAATTGAAGATGCCAGGCGCCCAGTGGAGCCCTCCTTAGGTGGCTTACCTCAGACtatcagtggtgacagtgggggAATGTCAGCAGTTTCAGATGGGAGTAGCAGCAGCCTAGCAGCCTCTGCTTCTCTTTTCCCGTTGAAGGTGCTACCGCTGACGACACCCCTGGTGGATGGCGAGGAAGAGAG
- the TSC22D1 gene encoding TSC22 domain family protein 1 isoform X3, translating into MHQPPESAAAADVSARKMAHPALFPRRGSGSGSASALSAAGTSVGSHATSAEDLPPPTLLQPPPPAASSTSGPQPPPPQSLNLLSQAQLQAQPLGPGGTQMKKKSGFQITSVTPAQISASISSNNSIAEDTESYDDLDESHTEDLSSSEILDVSLSRATDLGEPERSSSEETLNNFQEAETPGAVSPNQPHLPQAHLPHLPAQNVVINGNAHPHHLHHHHHGHGLHLHHGHHHPAHAGVSGAPVSGGPPASPVARKLSTTGSTDSVLPAAPTSAVSSSSSPASVITNVRTSSTPGGLGIQSVLGTNTVNNVNLPAVGGFSPNVASSVLGNANINTGGIPSVAGGSGGPGASINVNILSGMGNGTASSPAIGNVPNIAPGMMVGPVSGQQPQPAVNTSRFRVVKLDTSSEPFKKGRWTCTEFYEKENAVPATEGVVNKAVETVKQNPAEVTSERESTSGSSVSSSVSTLSHYTESVGSGEMGAPAVVVPQLPPPALQGVAPQQMDFGSIGPQSISAASIPQSISQPQISQVQLQSQELSYQQKPGLQPVPLQASISVATGIQPSPVNVVGVTSALAQPPSVSSLAQPQLPYSQMAPPVQTPLPGPPPQQLQYGQQQPAVPTQMAPGHGKSVTQNPTPEYVHPQSILQTAASSGQSSSAGVGAGTPVIPVAQAQGIQLPAQPAAGQAQPAGAPGQPGGQAPTAVSAVPASSQMVNIGQRANIPTVGQQPPAPVTPSVIQQGAPPSSQVVPPAQTAILHQGVQTSTSSLPQQLVMAPQSTLLTAPPQPPGVESVAQGVVPQQLPTVSPLPSASSISVTNQVSSSVPSGMPSAPTNLAPPQNIAQPPATQNGNLVQSISQPPLIATNINLPLAQQIPLSSTQFSAQSLAQAIGSQIEDARRPVEPSLGGLPQTISGDSGGMSAVSDGSSSSLAASASLFPLKVLPLTTPLVDGEEESASLLPEVQGVILEPQIQPRPRRAFDVRGPLSPLNPWRQNIQLLERVGKDNKQVS; encoded by the coding sequence ATGCACCAGCCGCCCGAGTCCGCCGCCGCCGCCGACGTGAGCGCTAGGAAGATGGCGCACCCAGCACTGTTCCCGAGAAGGGGCAGCGGCAGTGGCAGCGCCTCTGCGCTCAGCGCAGCAGGTACCAGCGTCGGGAGTCATGCCACATCAGCCGAGGATCTGCCGCCCCCGACGCTGCTCCAGCCGCCGCCCCCTGCAGCCTCTTCCACGTCGGGACCCCAGCCTCCGCCTCCACAAAGCCTGAACCTCCTTTCGCAGGCTCAGCTGCAGGCACAGCCTCTTGGGCCAGGCGGAActcagatgaaaaagaaaagtggcTTCCAGATAACTAGCGTTACTCCAGCCCAGATCTCCGCCAGCATCAGCTCTAACAACAGTATAGCCGAGGACACGGAGAGCTATGACGATCTGGACGAATCTCACACGGAGGATCTGTCTTCCTCGGAGATCTTGGACGTGTCGCTTTCCAGGGCTACTGACTTAGGGGAGCCCGAACGCAGCTCCTCCGAGGAGACTCTGAATAACTTCCAGGAAGCCGAGACACCTGGGGCCGTCTCTCCCAatcagccccaccttcctcagGCTCATTTGCCTCACCTTCCAGCACAGAATGTTGTGATCAATGGCAatgcccacccccaccacctccatcaccaccaccacggGCACGGGCTCCACCTCCACCACGGGCACCACCATCCCGCCCACGCCGGTGTGTCCGGGGCACCCGTCTCTGGAGGGCCACCCGCCAGCCCAGTAGCCAGAAAACTCTCTACAACAGGAAGCACGGACAGTGTTCTACCAGCTGCACCAACTTCTGCTGTATCATCGAGTAGCTCACCTGCATCTGTAATAACTAATGTCCGCACTTCGAGTACTCCTGGTGGTCTAGGTATACAGTCTGTTCTTGGCACCAACACGGTGAATAATGTTAACCTTCCTGCAGTGGGTGGCTTTAGTCCAAATGTGGCCAGCAGCGTGCTTGGGAATGCTAACATAAATACAGGTGGTATTCCCAGTGTTGCTGGCGGGAGCGGTGGGCCTGGAGCTAGCATTAATGTGAATATCTTGAGTGGCATGGGCAACGGGACTGCTTCCTCCCCAGCTATTGGTAATGTCCCTAACATAGCCCCTGGCATGATGGTGGGACCAGTTTCTGGTCAGCAGCCACAACCTGCGGTGAACACATCCAGGTTCCGGGTTGTGAAGTTAGATACCAGTTCTGAGCCCTTTAAGAAAGGCAGGTGGACTTGCACTGAgttctatgaaaaagaaaatgctgtACCTGCCACAGAAGGTGTGGTAAATAAAGCAGTGGAGACAGTAAAACAGAACCCAGCAGAAGTGACTTCTGAGAGGGAGAGCACCAGTGGGAGTTCGGTGAGCAGTAGCGTGAGCACACTGAGTCACTACACGGAGAGCGTGGGAAGCGGGGAGATGGGAGCCCCTGCTGTGGTGGTGCCGCAGCTGCCACCACCAGCCCTTCAAGGTGTGGCCCCTCAACAGATGGATTTCGGTAGCATTGGTCCACAGAGTATTTCAGCAGCAAGTATACCACAGAGTATTTCTCAGCCACAGATCTCCCAGGTCCAATTACAGTCTCAAGAACTGAGCTATCAGCAAAAGCCAGGTCTTCAACCAGTACCTCTGCAAGCCAGTATCAGTGTTGCAACTGGTATCCAGCCATCGCCTGTTAATGTGGTGGGTGTAACTTCAGCTTTAGCTCAGCCGCCTTCTGTTTCCAGTTTGGCTCAACCCCAACTGCCATATTCTCAGATGGCTCCTCCAGTGCAAACTCCCCTTCCAGGGCCACCACCCCAGCAGTTACAGTATGGACAGCAGCAGCCAGCTGTTCCCACACAGATGGCCCCAGGCCATGGCAAATCAGTGACTCAAAATCCCACTCCAGAGTATGTACATCCGCAGTCGATTCTTCAGACGGCAGCATCCTCTGGACAGTCCAGTTCTGCAGGGGTGGGAGCAGGAACACCCGTGATCCCTGTGGCCCAGGCCCAAGGCATTCAGCTGCCAGCGCAGCCCGCAGCAGGCCAAGCACAACCTGCAGGGGCACCCGGCCAGCCCGGGGGCCAGGCTCCAACAGCAGTGTCTGCTGTACCGGCTAGCAGTCAGATGGTAAACATCGGTCAACGAGCAAACATACCTACTGTGGGGCAGCAGCCCCCTGCCCCCGTCACACCTTCAGTTATCCAGCAAGGTGCTCCTCCATCTTCACAAGTAGTTCCACCTGCTCAAACTGCGATTCTTCATCAGGGAGTTCAAACTAGCACTTCAAGTCTTCCTCAACAATTGGTCATGGCACCCCAGAGTACCCTGTTAACTGCACCTCCCCAGCCGCCAGGAGTAGAATCAGTAGCTCAAGGAGTTGTCCCACAGCAGTTGCCCACAGTTAGCCCTTTGCCCTCTGCTAGTAGTATTTCTGTTACAAATCAGGTTAGTTCATCCGTTCCTTCTGGAATGCCTTCTGCCCCGACAAACTTGGCTCCACCACAGAATATAGCACAACCCCCTGCCACCCAAAATGGTAATTTGGTTCAAAGCATTAGTCAACCTCCCTTAATAGCGACTAATATAAATTTGCCTTTGGCACAACAGATCCCACTAAGTTCTACTCAGTTCTCTGCACAATCGTTAGCTCAGGCAATTGGAAGCCAAATTGAAGATGCCAGGCGCCCAGTGGAGCCCTCCTTAGGTGGCTTACCTCAGACtatcagtggtgacagtgggggAATGTCAGCAGTTTCAGATGGGAGTAGCAGCAGCCTAGCAGCCTCTGCTTCTCTTTTCCCGTTGAAGGTGCTACCGCTGACGACACCCCTGGTGGATGGCGAGGAAGAGAG